A single window of Undibacterium sp. 5I1 DNA harbors:
- a CDS encoding undecaprenyl-phosphate glucose phosphotransferase — translation MMNITSHGRGTQSSQILTVLVGITFGVTISLTLVGIMLFYDNTDIDTFGLRLIIAGLSSIIVFSSHRLLNSLQDKRIFLLLPSLSVRWLVVFTLVLLSAYVDKSADRLSRAVMLTWLLLTPVSLLLTALAIRLFAALFYSNPARRRKAVLIWSNSACADLVESLRNTPLAAIDVVGFFDNRTESRPPSNLPRLGDLNDVTEWLVDPITGELAVEVVFIGLNMREPPELAEIIAILQDSTVSTYFVPESLIFGMPGIQLREMAGKPVLASTETPFIGLAALPKRLLDLFGATLGLILLSPLFLIIAIGVKLSSPGPVLFKQKRYGVAGKPINIYKFRSMINHNSKGPVIQATVGDNRVTRFGRFIRRTSIDELPQLLNVIQGNMSLVGPRPHAVEHNELYRKLVDGYMLRHKIKPGITGWAQVNGFRGETETLEKMQSRVDYDLYYIQHWSVWLDIVIMWRTVSVLFGDKNAY, via the coding sequence ATGATGAATATCACTTCGCATGGCAGAGGCACGCAATCATCACAAATATTAACGGTATTGGTTGGGATTACATTTGGCGTCACTATTTCGCTGACGCTGGTCGGCATCATGCTGTTTTATGACAACACAGATATAGATACGTTTGGTTTGCGTTTAATTATTGCGGGGCTGTCTAGCATCATTGTATTTTCCAGCCACAGACTGCTAAATTCGCTGCAAGACAAACGTATTTTCTTGTTACTCCCCAGTCTTAGTGTCCGCTGGCTAGTCGTATTCACCTTGGTATTGCTTAGTGCATATGTAGACAAAAGTGCTGATCGCTTATCGCGCGCAGTCATGCTTACCTGGCTACTATTGACACCGGTGTCTTTATTGCTGACTGCATTAGCTATTCGTTTGTTTGCCGCACTTTTTTACTCTAATCCCGCACGACGCCGTAAAGCAGTACTGATTTGGTCTAATTCAGCTTGCGCTGACTTGGTTGAATCCTTGCGTAACACGCCTCTAGCTGCGATTGATGTCGTTGGCTTTTTTGATAACCGCACTGAATCGCGCCCACCAAGTAATCTACCGCGCTTAGGCGATCTGAATGATGTCACTGAATGGCTGGTCGATCCTATTACAGGAGAGCTCGCAGTAGAAGTTGTTTTCATTGGCCTTAACATGAGAGAGCCACCCGAATTAGCGGAAATCATTGCGATTTTGCAAGACAGCACAGTATCTACCTACTTTGTTCCTGAGTCACTGATTTTTGGCATGCCGGGAATACAGTTGCGCGAAATGGCTGGCAAACCAGTTTTGGCGTCAACAGAAACACCGTTCATTGGCTTGGCGGCGCTACCAAAACGGCTATTGGATTTATTCGGTGCAACACTAGGCTTAATCTTGTTATCGCCACTATTTCTGATCATAGCGATTGGCGTAAAACTGAGCTCACCGGGGCCGGTTCTATTTAAACAAAAACGCTATGGCGTCGCGGGGAAGCCAATCAATATTTACAAGTTCAGGAGCATGATTAATCACAACTCAAAAGGGCCTGTGATACAAGCAACGGTCGGTGATAATCGCGTTACCCGGTTTGGTCGTTTTATCCGTCGTACCTCGATTGATGAACTACCACAATTACTCAACGTTATTCAAGGAAATATGAGCCTGGTTGGCCCAAGGCCACATGCCGTTGAACATAACGAACTTTATCGCAAATTAGTGGATGGCTATATGCTCAGACACAAGATAAAACCAGGAATCACAGGCTGGGCACAGGTTAACGGATTCCGCGGAGAAACCGAAACACTGGAAAAAATGCAAAGTCGGGTTGATTATGATTTGTACTATATCCAGCACTGGTCGGTCTGGTTGGATATCGTGATTATGTGGCGTACTGTAAGTGTTTTGTTTGGTGACAAAAACGCTTATTGA
- a CDS encoding DUF2069 domain-containing protein, whose amino-acid sequence MTSSRQSTYYFLSCFSLIALIILLVLWEMVLAPLHPGGSWIVLKVIPILIPLRGILKKQVYTMQWSSMLILLYFAEGIVRAFSDRLPLSRILGGAEIALSVLFFMSSILYLRPIKKAAKASAKLAEKNTTMSQ is encoded by the coding sequence ATGACATCATCCAGACAATCAACGTATTATTTTTTAAGCTGCTTCAGCCTGATTGCTCTGATTATCTTGTTAGTGCTATGGGAAATGGTACTTGCACCACTGCATCCGGGTGGGTCCTGGATCGTTTTAAAAGTGATCCCTATTTTGATTCCTCTGCGTGGTATTTTAAAAAAACAGGTTTACACCATGCAGTGGTCATCCATGCTAATCCTGCTGTATTTTGCCGAAGGTATTGTGCGGGCTTTCAGTGATCGATTACCACTTTCCCGAATACTGGGAGGAGCGGAAATCGCGCTATCTGTATTGTTCTTTATGAGTAGCATCCTGTATTTGCGTCCGATCAAAAAAGCGGCAAAAGCTTCCGCTAAATTAGCCGAAAAAAATACGACTATGTCGCAGTAG
- a CDS encoding YihY family inner membrane protein has translation MRKFSWGRMRNLFQFAYQRLLEGRLPQVAGSLTFTTVLALVPILTIALAIFTAFPLFNTFRSSLEAYFIKSLMPREISNVILGYLTQFATKATRLSAVGGVALMVTAVATLAMIDKSFNQIWQVKRTRPLIKRILVYWAIVTLGPLLIGVSITVTSYLVTATSGVVGVMPMAGDVFYTLISVLFTTIAFTLLYMGVPNRTVDWHDAIWGGLFAAIAFEMAKRLFAVFVTKFPTYTVVYGALAAVPIFLVWIYLSWLITLIGAVIAAALPIVKFERWWHKPAPGSAFIDAIEILKVLFIARNAQDAAAVDVSAIRIQTRFGMDEIDGLLEQMLEVGWVARVVSDAPESDKTVWWKKLNDDAERWVLLANPAQLKLADIYRLFVFKASTTNLLAKQTEQVIEQGLQQSLESYFSGLQTPA, from the coding sequence ATGCGTAAATTTTCTTGGGGGCGGATGCGTAATCTGTTCCAGTTTGCTTACCAGCGTTTACTTGAAGGCCGCTTGCCGCAAGTTGCAGGCAGTTTAACGTTTACGACGGTATTGGCATTGGTGCCCATTTTGACTATCGCCTTGGCGATTTTTACCGCTTTCCCCTTGTTCAATACCTTTCGATCTTCGCTGGAAGCGTATTTTATTAAAAGCCTGATGCCGAGAGAAATCTCGAATGTGATTTTGGGTTATCTAACGCAATTTGCGACCAAGGCAACACGTTTGTCGGCGGTAGGTGGCGTTGCTTTAATGGTGACAGCGGTGGCAACCTTGGCGATGATCGACAAGTCGTTTAACCAAATTTGGCAAGTCAAAAGAACTCGTCCATTGATTAAGCGAATACTAGTCTATTGGGCGATAGTGACCTTAGGGCCGTTGCTGATTGGCGTGTCGATTACGGTGACTTCTTACTTAGTCACTGCCACTAGCGGTGTGGTTGGCGTAATGCCCATGGCTGGAGATGTTTTTTATACCTTAATTTCGGTGCTTTTCACCACCATCGCATTCACTTTGTTGTACATGGGCGTCCCCAATCGAACGGTCGATTGGCATGATGCGATTTGGGGCGGCTTGTTTGCGGCGATTGCTTTTGAAATGGCTAAACGTTTGTTTGCGGTCTTCGTCACCAAGTTCCCTACTTACACCGTGGTATACGGTGCACTCGCCGCGGTACCGATTTTTTTGGTGTGGATTTATTTGTCCTGGCTGATTACTTTGATTGGCGCAGTGATCGCGGCGGCATTGCCAATCGTAAAATTTGAGCGATGGTGGCATAAGCCTGCACCTGGCAGCGCATTTATTGACGCAATCGAAATTTTGAAAGTATTGTTCATCGCCCGCAACGCCCAAGATGCGGCAGCGGTTGATGTGTCTGCAATACGGATTCAAACCCGCTTTGGCATGGACGAGATTGATGGCTTGTTAGAGCAGATGCTTGAAGTCGGTTGGGTCGCCAGAGTGGTCTCCGATGCGCCTGAATCGGATAAGACTGTCTGGTGGAAAAAATTGAACGACGATGCTGAGCGATGGGTATTGCTAGCCAATCCGGCACAACTCAAACTAGCAGATATTTATCGATTATTTGTATTCAAGGCCAGTACGACGAATCTACTGGCAAAACAGACAGAGCAAGTAATAGAGCAGGGTTTGCAGCAGAGTTTGGAAAGCTATTTTTCAGGTTTACAGACCCCAGCTTGA
- a CDS encoding SLBB domain-containing protein — protein sequence MNFSLCRHHNYRVQALCSLLLFLVFGSPLYAQTIDAKATQAQPANTTDAALSLKLLDRITASEISNAKDSPFKNNPFKNNSVASGEKAPLNEKTKETNGDIKADFKADTNAGNVKNINYTDNVDSADNVRDLVGIGDQLLVTVFGQPDLTADVTVGETGVITLPLVGVIDTKGKTPAEIASLFADRLEQGQYVRSPKVAIKVLQQLSRSFSVLGEVQRPGRYPLQGQITLLDALSLAGGLNGRADKGISIMRRTNGQAKGQANAAAESVDYIPLKIDAQTVQISEKLNQKILPNDVLFVSAQKSFYVYGEVRKPGNYPIEEELTVMRVLSIGGGVTERGSTRRMIIYRKTDEGAVKEIPAKITDQVLPGDVVFINERLF from the coding sequence ATGAATTTTTCACTTTGCCGTCATCATAATTATCGAGTTCAAGCTCTGTGCAGCCTGCTATTGTTTTTAGTTTTTGGTTCTCCTTTGTATGCACAAACCATCGATGCAAAGGCGACCCAAGCTCAGCCAGCCAATACTACTGACGCTGCTCTGAGTCTAAAATTACTCGACAGGATTACGGCTAGTGAGATCAGCAACGCTAAGGATAGTCCGTTCAAAAATAATCCGTTCAAAAATAATTCGGTAGCAAGCGGCGAAAAAGCCCCTCTGAACGAAAAAACTAAAGAAACAAACGGCGACATCAAAGCGGACTTTAAAGCGGATACCAATGCAGGTAATGTCAAAAATATTAACTACACCGATAACGTCGACAGTGCCGATAATGTTCGTGATCTCGTCGGTATCGGCGATCAACTTTTAGTCACCGTATTTGGTCAACCAGATTTGACTGCAGATGTCACCGTCGGAGAAACCGGTGTGATTACCTTGCCTTTGGTTGGCGTGATAGATACCAAAGGCAAGACGCCGGCAGAGATTGCCAGCCTGTTTGCAGATCGCTTAGAGCAAGGACAATACGTACGCAGTCCCAAAGTTGCGATTAAAGTATTGCAGCAGTTAAGCCGCAGTTTTTCTGTACTGGGTGAAGTACAGCGACCAGGACGTTATCCCTTACAAGGGCAAATAACTTTGTTGGATGCGCTCAGTTTAGCTGGTGGTTTAAATGGACGCGCTGATAAAGGGATCAGCATTATGCGTCGCACGAATGGGCAGGCCAAAGGGCAAGCTAATGCGGCCGCTGAATCAGTAGATTATATTCCGCTAAAAATTGATGCTCAGACGGTACAAATATCAGAAAAACTGAATCAAAAAATATTGCCAAATGATGTCTTATTTGTCTCCGCGCAGAAATCGTTTTATGTCTATGGCGAGGTCAGAAAGCCAGGCAATTACCCGATAGAAGAAGAGTTGACGGTGATGCGTGTGTTGTCTATCGGTGGCGGTGTAACCGAGCGCGGTTCAACGCGCCGCATGATTATTTATCGCAAAACAGACGAGGGCGCAGTCAAAGAAATTCCTGCAAAAATAACCGATCAGGTGCTACCAGGCGATGTTGTTTTTATTAACGAACGTCTGTTTTAA
- a CDS encoding polysaccharide biosynthesis tyrosine autokinase: MGKLPSELPAAFASTATINPTTDSATDTAQHLVTPVSESELPKIGRLGELFLEKGLLTTPQIEEIARTQIEKNLRFGDAALSLGFLTSDQLNLALSEQFGYASKNLLVGKAHPSLKILHYPFCLESEEIRRLRSELLLKFEQKDKIKITIVSPANGEGKSYMAASLAIALSQSGKRTLLIDADLRDSAQQDYFGLDRPDGLSSILAGRKLMDDVLIKLMPNLHILPAGPKPPNPLEILRAPNLHNLLASCWDQFDAFVVDTHASSLASDAQIVSHQIGAALVLARKDVTQLALLRQTMSDLQAAGVEILGTVYNQLAESADDNDNPIGQANQTANFMRGRQGFFAKLSAKIFR, from the coding sequence GTGGGTAAGCTTCCATCAGAATTGCCTGCTGCATTTGCTAGTACAGCGACTATTAATCCCACTACTGATTCAGCCACAGATACTGCTCAGCATTTAGTCACGCCAGTGAGCGAATCGGAGTTGCCTAAAATCGGTCGCCTCGGAGAACTCTTTCTTGAAAAAGGTCTCTTGACGACGCCACAGATTGAAGAAATTGCCCGCACACAAATAGAAAAAAATCTGCGCTTTGGAGACGCTGCGTTGTCCTTAGGTTTTCTCACATCAGATCAATTGAATCTAGCATTGAGCGAGCAATTTGGTTATGCATCAAAGAACTTATTAGTTGGCAAAGCGCATCCTTCATTAAAGATTTTGCATTATCCATTTTGTCTGGAATCGGAAGAGATTCGCCGCTTACGGAGTGAGTTGTTGCTCAAGTTCGAGCAAAAAGACAAAATCAAAATCACTATCGTCAGTCCTGCAAACGGCGAGGGTAAAAGTTATATGGCGGCGAGTCTCGCAATTGCCTTGTCGCAGTCTGGAAAGCGTACTTTGTTGATTGATGCCGATTTACGTGACTCTGCTCAACAGGATTATTTTGGATTAGATCGTCCCGATGGTTTGTCATCGATTTTGGCTGGGCGCAAGTTAATGGATGATGTGCTAATTAAGCTCATGCCTAATTTACATATTTTGCCAGCGGGACCCAAGCCGCCCAATCCTTTAGAGATATTGCGCGCGCCCAATCTGCATAATTTGCTAGCGTCTTGCTGGGATCAGTTTGATGCTTTTGTGGTTGATACTCATGCATCATCGCTGGCATCGGATGCTCAGATAGTGTCACACCAAATTGGCGCTGCATTGGTATTGGCACGCAAAGATGTTACGCAGCTCGCACTTCTGCGCCAAACCATGTCTGATCTGCAAGCGGCAGGTGTTGAGATACTGGGCACGGTCTATAACCAGTTGGCTGAAAGTGCAGACGATAATGACAATCCGATTGGCCAAGCAAATCAAACAGCTAATTTTATGCGTGGTCGCCAGGGGTTTTTTGCAAAATTATCCGCAAAAATTTTCCGATAA
- a CDS encoding FAD-binding oxidoreductase produces MNEFLTQCTKIVGKDNVICDPADVAPYVTDWRKRFQGKALAVIRPGSTSEVAAVVGLCKQYAIAIVAQGGNTGLVLGSVPDQSGQQIVLSLSRLKQIRQIDTVNNTITVEAGCLLVQVQEAAEHAQRLFPLSLASEGSCTIGGNLSSNAGGTAVLRYGNARELCLGLEVVTANGEVWNGLRGLRKDNTGYDLRDLFIGAEGTLGIITAAVLKLYPQPKAKVTALAALHSTETALELLTLAQAHCGSALTGFELMSEACLQLVHQHFPNIPQPLATPSPQFVLLELSDSESELHANDVLEGLLNTAIEANIITDAMVAMSLHQSQAMWHLREHISTAQAAEGKNIKHDVSLPISEIAHFVNTTNTLLQQAFPECRMIIFGHLGDGNLHYNVSPPLTVSDTDFIQQQANINQIVHDSVHQHNGSISAEHGIGMLKKDEILRYKSDVEMQLMRSIKAALDPHNLMNPGKIL; encoded by the coding sequence ATGAATGAATTTCTCACCCAATGTACCAAGATCGTTGGCAAAGACAATGTGATCTGCGATCCCGCTGATGTTGCGCCCTATGTGACGGATTGGCGTAAGCGCTTTCAAGGGAAAGCATTGGCGGTGATCAGACCAGGATCAACATCAGAGGTCGCCGCGGTAGTTGGTTTGTGCAAGCAATACGCTATTGCGATCGTCGCGCAAGGCGGCAATACAGGCTTGGTACTTGGCAGTGTGCCGGATCAATCCGGGCAGCAAATCGTTTTATCTTTAAGCCGCTTAAAACAGATACGCCAGATTGATACCGTCAACAATACGATCACGGTTGAGGCAGGCTGCCTGCTGGTACAAGTACAAGAGGCAGCAGAACATGCACAACGATTATTCCCATTGTCACTAGCATCTGAAGGTAGTTGCACCATTGGCGGCAACCTCTCCAGTAATGCTGGTGGCACCGCAGTACTCCGTTATGGCAACGCCCGTGAACTGTGTTTGGGACTAGAAGTCGTGACTGCCAATGGCGAGGTCTGGAATGGTCTGCGCGGCCTACGCAAAGACAATACCGGTTACGATTTGCGTGATCTTTTTATCGGTGCAGAAGGCACATTGGGCATCATCACTGCGGCAGTACTCAAACTATACCCACAACCAAAAGCGAAAGTCACCGCACTTGCAGCCCTTCATTCAACTGAAACAGCACTTGAATTATTAACTCTGGCGCAAGCTCATTGTGGCTCTGCATTAACCGGGTTTGAGTTGATGTCCGAGGCATGTTTACAGCTGGTTCATCAACATTTCCCGAATATCCCGCAACCGCTGGCCACACCATCACCGCAATTCGTCTTATTAGAGCTATCTGATAGCGAATCGGAACTGCATGCTAATGATGTCTTAGAAGGATTATTAAATACAGCGATTGAAGCCAACATCATCACCGATGCGATGGTAGCGATGTCACTCCACCAATCACAAGCGATGTGGCATCTGCGCGAACACATTTCTACGGCACAGGCTGCTGAGGGTAAGAATATTAAGCACGATGTCTCGCTACCCATTTCTGAAATTGCCCATTTCGTCAATACGACGAACACGCTGTTACAACAGGCTTTTCCAGAATGCCGGATGATTATTTTCGGACATTTAGGCGATGGCAATTTACATTACAACGTCTCGCCACCACTGACTGTTAGTGACACGGATTTTATTCAGCAGCAAGCAAATATCAATCAAATTGTGCATGACAGCGTACATCAGCACAATGGTTCTATTTCAGCAGAGCATGGAATTGGTATGCTAAAAAAAGATGAAATTCTGCGTTATAAATCTGATGTAGAAATGCAGTTAATGCGCAGTATAAAAGCGGCTTTAGATCCTCACAATTTGATGAATCCCGGGAAAATTTTATAA
- a CDS encoding glycosyltransferase family 2 protein, whose amino-acid sequence MTDISICICTFRRPELLANLLTAIRHQNVNNVSVQIVVVDNDPAQSAKSVLALAQSTWCENLVAIALSEPNISLARNAAVHAAVGTWVVFIDDDERPIDGWLAALILTQQSYHADVVFAPVLAEYADGVAGWLRRGGYFDRRRLLTGTLIDHTDARSGNVLIRRSALMQLCKLDNGDPSIDYKSGPFDAAYGKTGGEDSILFRQLAANGAVMVWCDEAPVYEWIPLERAQAKWLVQRSYRTGQLFMRTELAMKYGFSRHGRAAYLAVRAAIQLLIAAGLAIVLLPFKPLKSFHWLRIVASQAGKISYLFGSLSQAYGGTA is encoded by the coding sequence ATGACCGATATCAGTATCTGCATTTGCACTTTCCGACGCCCGGAACTGCTGGCAAATTTGTTGACGGCAATCCGGCACCAGAATGTCAATAATGTCTCGGTACAGATTGTTGTGGTTGATAACGATCCCGCACAATCAGCAAAATCAGTATTGGCTTTGGCGCAATCCACCTGGTGCGAAAATTTAGTCGCCATTGCTCTCAGTGAGCCAAATATTTCTCTTGCTAGAAATGCTGCAGTGCATGCCGCAGTCGGTACTTGGGTTGTCTTTATTGACGATGACGAACGCCCCATTGATGGCTGGCTTGCCGCCTTAATCCTCACCCAGCAAAGCTATCACGCCGATGTTGTATTTGCGCCAGTCCTGGCAGAATACGCCGACGGCGTAGCTGGCTGGTTGCGACGTGGCGGCTATTTTGATCGGCGCCGCCTGCTTACCGGTACCCTCATCGACCATACCGATGCCCGCAGTGGGAATGTGTTAATCCGACGTAGCGCATTAATGCAGCTTTGCAAGTTGGATAATGGTGACCCCAGCATAGACTACAAGAGCGGTCCGTTTGACGCGGCCTACGGTAAAACCGGTGGCGAAGACTCTATCTTGTTCCGGCAACTTGCCGCCAACGGCGCGGTGATGGTCTGGTGTGATGAGGCGCCGGTGTATGAATGGATACCGCTGGAGCGGGCCCAAGCCAAATGGCTGGTACAACGCTCTTATCGCACCGGACAACTGTTTATGCGTACCGAGCTTGCGATGAAGTACGGATTTTCTCGCCATGGTCGTGCCGCTTATCTTGCGGTGAGGGCGGCGATACAGTTGTTGATTGCTGCTGGCCTGGCGATTGTGCTGTTGCCTTTTAAACCCTTGAAGTCGTTTCATTGGCTGCGTATTGTTGCCTCACAAGCGGGCAAAATTAGCTATCTGTTCGGTAGCCTTTCACAAGCCTACGGCGGTACCGCCTGA
- a CDS encoding Wzz/FepE/Etk N-terminal domain-containing protein, which yields MRNSPGDLLLSFSQIGAILYARRILIAAVVVVAVAIAMVASLVLPKTYIATSDIYIDYRINDPIGGRQFNPLQDESFLQTQFDVIKSVQVADRVIAERRLESSSAAQAYIKKYGEQSGMRAMAEEIVKNIEVTQHKNSRVVEVGYASNNRQDAKDMVNSVVKSYMELSTEMANAPARARRDQYNAQLENMSRQIDDLQKKLTSYQQEHQIIDADERADPESKQMESLGVHLVEVQVARIEAQAKRQSLERLMHGGNLGADLPEIAGIGNISGLKAGISTLEMQLANAKTSLGVRHPRYVAIEGELKSLNDRLKIESATAVAALLSNESRLQQQEKVIAADIAIYEKRTLANKIHRDVISSYQRQLDSVQKIYNAAIQKFDDLLMTSNVVISNATLMRSAELPEKQSKPLLRNNVIFGLIAGIFLGLGAAFLLELAHRRVRCIDDLEREFEVPVLAKVGFAEKLFDHQKMIDAEKSGGLRG from the coding sequence ATGCGAAATTCTCCCGGCGATCTGCTATTGTCCTTCTCGCAAATTGGCGCAATTTTATATGCCCGGCGCATATTAATTGCCGCTGTTGTGGTCGTTGCCGTTGCCATTGCCATGGTAGCTAGTCTGGTATTACCCAAAACTTATATTGCTACATCCGATATTTACATCGATTACCGTATCAATGATCCGATTGGTGGTCGCCAGTTTAATCCACTGCAAGATGAGAGTTTTTTGCAGACGCAGTTTGATGTGATTAAGAGCGTGCAAGTTGCAGATCGTGTGATTGCAGAGCGCAGACTTGAGAGCAGCAGTGCGGCACAAGCGTATATTAAAAAATATGGAGAGCAGAGTGGTATGCGGGCGATGGCGGAAGAAATCGTCAAAAATATCGAGGTCACGCAGCACAAAAATAGTCGTGTCGTTGAGGTCGGCTACGCATCAAATAATCGGCAAGATGCAAAAGATATGGTTAATTCTGTCGTCAAATCGTATATGGAATTATCGACAGAAATGGCGAATGCGCCTGCCCGGGCAAGACGGGATCAATACAATGCTCAATTAGAGAATATGAGCAGGCAAATTGATGATTTGCAAAAGAAACTCACAAGCTATCAGCAAGAACACCAGATCATTGACGCAGATGAGCGTGCAGATCCCGAGTCCAAACAAATGGAAAGTCTGGGCGTGCATCTGGTTGAGGTGCAAGTGGCACGAATCGAGGCTCAAGCCAAACGCCAATCTTTAGAACGCTTGATGCATGGTGGTAATCTTGGTGCCGACCTCCCGGAGATCGCCGGCATAGGGAATATATCCGGGCTGAAAGCAGGTATTAGTACGCTGGAAATGCAATTAGCCAATGCAAAAACTTCCTTAGGTGTGCGGCATCCTCGTTACGTGGCGATAGAGGGCGAGCTCAAATCCTTAAATGATCGCTTGAAAATAGAATCAGCCACCGCAGTCGCGGCTCTGCTGTCGAATGAATCGCGTTTGCAGCAACAAGAGAAGGTCATTGCAGCGGATATAGCGATATACGAAAAGCGCACGCTGGCAAACAAAATACACAGAGATGTGATTAGCTCTTATCAACGTCAATTGGATAGCGTGCAAAAAATTTATAACGCTGCGATACAAAAATTTGATGATTTGCTGATGACCAGTAATGTTGTGATATCTAATGCGACCTTGATGCGTAGCGCAGAGCTACCCGAAAAACAATCTAAGCCTTTGCTCCGTAATAATGTCATTTTTGGTTTGATCGCTGGAATATTCTTGGGCTTAGGCGCGGCATTCTTACTGGAGTTGGCGCATCGACGTGTGCGTTGTATTGACGATTTAGAGCGAGAGTTTGAGGTGCCGGTATTAGCCAAAGTCGGTTTCGCAGAAAAACTATTTGATCATCAGAAAATGATAGATGCTGAAAAATCAGGAGGCCTGCGTGGGTAA
- a CDS encoding glycosyltransferase family 2 protein → MQPTSLPDPATIAAIHVPHPPEYPTRAVPLVIIAPVRDEADLIQLTLDSMVTQTVRPVEWIIVDDGSKDNTADIVRAYAEKYSFIRLVQRPDRGFRKVGGGVVAAFKYGITQIAHSEYEYIAKLDGDMSFGPHYLEIMFKEFEANPKLASVSGKVYREEGGEKIEEYIIDEHVAGQFKLYRRSAFEEIGGFVEEVMWDGIDVHSARMKGWKTFSFYHTDAVLMHHRLMGSSDKNVYRGRLRWGRGIWFMGYHPVYALASSIFRMREKPFVIGGILIMAGYLGAALKRAPQYDNLEFRQHLHQWQLEKIKTLFVKNSKGDKA, encoded by the coding sequence ATGCAACCCACTTCTTTACCAGATCCAGCGACCATCGCAGCAATCCACGTACCACATCCACCAGAATATCCAACGCGCGCGGTACCTTTGGTCATCATTGCCCCTGTGCGTGACGAGGCCGATTTAATCCAACTAACACTAGATTCCATGGTTACGCAAACTGTGCGTCCGGTGGAGTGGATTATTGTGGATGATGGGTCAAAAGACAACACGGCCGATATCGTCAGGGCTTATGCAGAAAAATATAGTTTTATTCGGCTGGTACAAAGGCCAGATCGTGGCTTCCGTAAAGTCGGTGGCGGCGTTGTTGCAGCGTTTAAATATGGGATTACGCAAATTGCGCATAGCGAGTACGAATATATTGCGAAACTAGATGGTGACATGTCTTTTGGTCCGCACTATCTCGAAATCATGTTCAAAGAATTTGAGGCAAATCCAAAACTAGCATCGGTATCAGGCAAAGTTTATCGAGAAGAAGGCGGCGAGAAAATCGAAGAATATATTATCGATGAACATGTCGCCGGACAATTCAAACTATATCGTCGCAGCGCTTTTGAAGAAATTGGTGGTTTTGTCGAAGAAGTCATGTGGGATGGCATAGACGTTCACTCTGCACGGATGAAGGGATGGAAAACCTTTAGTTTTTATCATACAGATGCGGTTTTGATGCACCACCGCTTGATGGGATCGTCAGACAAAAATGTATATCGTGGTCGTCTTCGTTGGGGACGCGGGATTTGGTTTATGGGTTATCACCCAGTATATGCACTAGCCTCCAGCATTTTTCGCATGCGAGAAAAACCCTTCGTCATTGGTGGCATATTAATCATGGCTGGTTATTTAGGTGCGGCGCTCAAACGCGCTCCCCAATATGACAATCTGGAATTCCGTCAGCATCTGCATCAATGGCAATTGGAAAAGATTAAGACTCTATTCGTTAAAAATAGTAAGGGAGATAAAGCTTGA
- the wrbA gene encoding NAD(P)H:quinone oxidoreductase, producing MNSKQLTILVLYYSRHGSTRKLAEYIAQGVESVAGCDARLRTVPAVSTVTQATEPDIPNEGAPYVELADLEDCDGLALGSPTRFGNMAAAMKYFWDGTATQWLSGTLSGKPACVFTSTGSMHGGQESTLLSMMLPLMHHGMLLVGIPYSHVELMTTRTGGSPYGASHWAGIKGDTPISEDSKKLAIALGRRLAETAQKLKASA from the coding sequence ATGAACTCTAAACAACTCACCATTCTCGTTTTATATTATTCTCGCCACGGCAGCACCAGAAAATTGGCCGAATATATCGCCCAAGGTGTGGAAAGCGTCGCCGGCTGCGATGCCAGATTGCGTACTGTTCCAGCAGTATCGACGGTAACCCAAGCGACCGAGCCGGATATCCCAAACGAAGGCGCACCCTATGTCGAGCTGGCCGATCTGGAAGACTGCGACGGACTAGCATTGGGCTCCCCTACCCGTTTTGGGAATATGGCAGCAGCGATGAAATATTTTTGGGACGGCACTGCAACCCAGTGGCTATCCGGCACGTTAAGCGGCAAACCGGCTTGTGTGTTCACATCCACGGGCAGTATGCATGGTGGCCAGGAATCCACCTTACTGTCAATGATGCTACCGCTGATGCATCATGGCATGCTGTTAGTCGGCATTCCATACAGCCATGTAGAATTAATGACAACCCGTACCGGTGGCAGCCCTTATGGTGCTAGTCACTGGGCAGGAATTAAAGGCGATACTCCGATCTCAGAAGACAGCAAAAAACTAGCGATTGCGCTAGGTCGCCGCCTGGCAGAGACCGCGCAAAAATTGAAGGCGTCAGCATGA